Proteins found in one Haloferax litoreum genomic segment:
- a CDS encoding DUF7520 family protein — MSSNVRGQRFVLGLYAALVAVAGVAGFLTGTFVSGLSQPRFLFLIPFPATPLGFAAYGALTLALVLGIPLALVVFVSAGIDDDAKSQ, encoded by the coding sequence GTGAGTTCGAACGTCCGCGGTCAACGCTTCGTCCTCGGGTTGTACGCCGCTCTCGTCGCCGTCGCAGGCGTCGCGGGATTCCTCACTGGGACGTTCGTCTCGGGACTCTCGCAACCGCGGTTTCTGTTTTTGATTCCGTTCCCGGCGACACCGCTCGGTTTCGCGGCGTACGGCGCGTTGACTCTCGCACTCGTTCTCGGCATCCCACTCGCGCTCGTCGTCTTCGTCTCGGCCGGTATCGACGACGATGCGAAGAGTCAGTAG
- a CDS encoding ABC transporter ATP-binding protein — protein sequence MSLLEIDAIDAYYGESHIIRDLSMNVEEGEICALLGRNGAGKTTTLRCISGATPPDVRDGQIRYKGEDITSVPAEDVSVKGISLVPEERRIFPNLSVAENLHLAEVVNNKSNTWGRSLSFGHKGMSTEEVYDQFPRLDERKDQRAGTLSGGEQQMLAIARALKQNTDLLLLDEPYEGLAPKIIEDVEDAVERISDAGTTILLVEQNAAAAIKLADRAYVIDQGGIVFDGTADELRDDQETRERYLGV from the coding sequence ATGAGCCTGCTCGAAATCGACGCCATCGACGCCTACTACGGCGAGAGCCACATCATTCGAGACCTCTCGATGAACGTCGAGGAAGGAGAAATCTGTGCGCTTCTCGGGCGTAACGGGGCGGGCAAGACCACGACGCTCCGGTGTATCTCCGGTGCGACGCCGCCAGACGTTCGAGACGGACAAATCCGGTACAAAGGGGAAGATATCACCAGCGTCCCTGCAGAGGACGTGTCGGTGAAGGGTATCTCGCTCGTTCCCGAGGAGCGCCGTATCTTCCCGAACCTCTCGGTGGCGGAGAACCTCCACCTCGCAGAGGTCGTCAACAACAAATCCAACACGTGGGGACGGTCGCTCTCGTTCGGTCACAAGGGGATGTCGACCGAGGAGGTGTACGATCAGTTCCCCCGATTAGACGAACGGAAAGACCAGCGAGCAGGAACGCTCTCTGGTGGCGAACAGCAGATGCTCGCCATCGCACGCGCTCTCAAGCAGAACACGGACCTGCTGCTCCTCGACGAACCGTACGAGGGACTCGCGCCCAAGATTATCGAGGACGTCGAAGACGCAGTCGAACGCATCAGCGACGCCGGGACGACCATTCTCCTCGTCGAACAGAACGCTGCCGCGGCCATCAAACTGGCCGACCGCGCGTACGTCATCGACCAGGGAGGAATCGTCTTCGACGGCACCGCGGACGAACTCCGTGACGACCAAGAGACCCGCGAACGATACCTCGGTGTCTAA
- a CDS encoding universal stress protein, with the protein MYHVVIGIDDDADHALACVEEVANLPGEASEKEVTLIHSFTDNPSGASATQIHSVREASEFLEDHGIDYDVNESSGDPAEVIIEFAEEEDADLIVTAGRKRSPAGKALFGSVTQTVILNSNRPVMVTGTTKRS; encoded by the coding sequence ATGTATCACGTGGTAATCGGTATCGACGACGATGCAGACCACGCACTCGCGTGTGTCGAAGAAGTGGCGAACCTCCCGGGCGAGGCCTCCGAGAAGGAAGTCACACTCATCCACAGTTTCACAGACAATCCGAGTGGTGCGTCCGCGACGCAGATTCACTCGGTGCGCGAGGCCAGCGAGTTCCTCGAAGACCACGGCATCGACTACGACGTCAACGAGTCGTCGGGTGACCCAGCAGAGGTTATCATCGAGTTCGCCGAGGAAGAAGACGCAGACCTCATCGTCACCGCGGGTCGGAAGCGTTCGCCTGCTGGGAAGGCACTCTTCGGTAGCGTCACGCAGACGGTGATTCTGAACTCCAATCGCCCCGTCATGGTGACGGGCACGACGAAGCGGTCGTAA
- a CDS encoding ABC transporter ATP-binding protein has product MTPLLETENLVKEFGGLVATDDVNLTVEQDERVSIIGPNGAGKSTLINLITRRLDPTSGDIRFKGESIVNLEPHEVVQRGVSKSFQTASIFPDLTVRENAEIAALAAERGAFGFEFLKHRDSLTDVHDVARNTLDSVGLLDRANTVATDLPYGDKRRLEIGIALASEPDLLLMDEPTAGMSPEETKSTVELIEQVKRDHGLTFVLVEHDMEIVFSISDRIVVLSRGGIIAEGTPDEIRGNEDVQEAYLGGVEI; this is encoded by the coding sequence ATGACGCCACTCCTCGAAACCGAGAACCTCGTCAAAGAGTTCGGCGGCCTCGTCGCCACCGACGACGTGAACCTCACCGTCGAACAGGACGAGCGCGTCTCTATCATCGGCCCGAACGGGGCCGGCAAGTCCACGCTCATCAACCTCATCACGCGCCGACTCGACCCGACGAGCGGTGACATCCGGTTCAAAGGCGAGTCTATCGTCAACCTCGAACCGCACGAAGTGGTCCAACGCGGTGTCTCGAAGTCGTTCCAGACCGCGTCCATCTTCCCCGACCTGACGGTCCGGGAGAACGCAGAGATTGCGGCACTCGCCGCCGAGCGTGGTGCGTTCGGTTTCGAGTTCCTGAAACATCGGGACTCGCTCACCGACGTCCACGACGTCGCCCGCAACACACTCGACTCGGTCGGCTTGCTCGACCGTGCGAACACCGTCGCGACCGACCTCCCGTACGGTGACAAACGCCGTCTGGAGATTGGTATCGCACTCGCTAGTGAACCCGACTTGCTCCTCATGGACGAACCGACCGCCGGCATGTCTCCAGAAGAGACGAAATCGACGGTCGAACTCATCGAGCAAGTCAAGCGTGACCACGGACTCACGTTCGTCCTCGTCGAACACGACATGGAAATCGTCTTCAGCATCTCTGACCGCATCGTCGTCCTCAGTCGCGGTGGCATCATCGCCGAAGGGACTCCCGACGAGATTCGGGGGAACGAGGATGTCCAAGAAGCCTACCTCGGAGGTGTCGAGATATGA
- a CDS encoding branched-chain amino acid ABC transporter permease yields the protein MSEKDANPSAKDANPNTSETLIGGDLLGRWEQIRGREGTVVGLTAIFVALFPWLFARAPVVSDFLQGYQSLATLILIWGIFAIGFDLLLGYTGLLSFGHAAFWGGAAYAAGIVAKNVSGDPIVMVLSGTLFAILFAWVLGFLSLRRGGIYFSILTLAFAQMMYFMAASPLAFLTNGENGLTGVDVGSLFGVLHLEADIPSVGGMLLGTWLYAFVGIFFVAAVAVAYRILNSPYGMVFRAIRENEQRAEFVGLNVWRYKLMAFIISGAFAGIAGSLFTIHGAYVPLQSLFWTESGDIVVMTVLGGAGSMFGPVLGVGLYLYIENIVSTIQVLTIPFTDIVLIQDFGYYWHLLLGIVFVAVVWVVPDGLWGIIGRARTFVSEKMGGEQ from the coding sequence ATGAGCGAGAAAGACGCCAACCCGAGCGCAAAGGACGCCAACCCGAACACGAGCGAGACGCTCATCGGTGGCGACCTATTGGGCCGCTGGGAACAAATCCGCGGCAGAGAAGGCACGGTGGTCGGTCTCACGGCCATCTTCGTCGCGCTCTTCCCGTGGCTCTTCGCCCGCGCACCCGTCGTCTCAGACTTCTTGCAGGGCTACCAGAGCCTCGCCACGCTCATCCTCATCTGGGGTATCTTCGCCATCGGTTTCGACCTGCTCCTCGGGTACACCGGTCTGCTCTCGTTCGGTCACGCCGCCTTCTGGGGCGGTGCAGCCTACGCAGCAGGTATCGTCGCGAAGAACGTTAGCGGAGACCCAATCGTGATGGTCCTCTCGGGGACGCTCTTTGCAATCCTCTTCGCGTGGGTGCTCGGATTCCTGTCACTGCGTCGCGGTGGAATCTACTTCTCCATCCTGACGCTCGCGTTCGCGCAGATGATGTACTTCATGGCGGCCTCACCGCTCGCGTTCCTCACCAACGGTGAAAACGGCCTGACCGGTGTCGACGTCGGGAGCCTCTTCGGCGTGCTTCACCTCGAAGCAGACATCCCGTCTGTCGGTGGGATGCTCCTCGGCACGTGGCTCTACGCCTTCGTCGGCATCTTCTTCGTCGCCGCAGTCGCAGTCGCGTACCGTATCCTCAATTCGCCGTACGGCATGGTGTTCCGCGCAATCCGCGAGAACGAACAGCGCGCCGAGTTCGTCGGACTCAACGTCTGGCGGTACAAACTCATGGCGTTCATCATCTCCGGTGCCTTCGCAGGCATCGCTGGAAGCCTGTTCACCATCCACGGTGCGTACGTCCCGCTCCAGTCGTTGTTCTGGACGGAATCCGGTGACATCGTCGTGATGACCGTCCTCGGTGGTGCAGGGTCGATGTTCGGTCCTGTCCTCGGGGTCGGCTTGTACCTCTACATCGAGAACATCGTCAGCACCATCCAGGTCCTGACGATTCCGTTCACCGACATCGTGCTCATCCAAGACTTCGGGTACTACTGGCACCTGCTCCTCGGTATCGTGTTCGTCGCAGTCGTCTGGGTCGTCCCCGACGGCCTGTGGGGAATCATTGGACGTGCCCGCACCTTCGTCTCCGAGAAGATGGGAGGTGAGCAATGA
- a CDS encoding cytochrome c oxidase subunit I, with amino-acid sequence MGIFLIAVAAWLARVEDWRSYTPLAGGGAVGSTEQYVSEEKPSGVIRWLTTVDHKDIGILYGAYGLVAFAVGGLMVVVMRLELADPASTLISNTFYNSLLTSHGITMLFLFGTPIIAAFSNYFIPLLIGADDMAFPRINAIAFWLLPPAALLIWAGFFPIPDVIPAQTAWTMYTPLSAGAGSGNQMNAGVDLMLLGLHLSGVSATMGAINFIATIFTERNEKVTWANLDIFSWTILTQSGLILFAFPLLGSAILMLLLDRNFDTMFFGVDGGAILWQHLFWFFGHPEVYILVLPPMGIVSLVLPRFAGRRLFGFKFVVYSTLAIGVLSFGVWAHHMFATGIDPRLRASFMAVSLAIAIPSAVKTFNWITTMWNGKIRLTTPMLFCIGFVSNFIIGGVTGVFLASIPVDLVLHDTYYVVGHFHYIVMGAIAFAGFAGIYYWFPLYTGRMYQVTLGKWHFWLSMVGTNLTFFVMVLLGYGGMPRRYATYLPQFATLHQIATVGALILLVGQIIFVWNFVQSWLEGPKVEDGDPWDLADDDLLTSEWHWFDRKLQTAVTDGGEEETELATDGGFSERESTLDVSSDDGEPVDETDAASDE; translated from the coding sequence ATGGGAATCTTCCTCATCGCCGTCGCCGCGTGGCTCGCGCGGGTCGAAGATTGGCGGTCGTACACCCCGCTCGCGGGCGGTGGGGCCGTCGGAAGCACAGAGCAGTACGTCTCGGAGGAAAAGCCGTCCGGGGTTATTCGCTGGTTGACGACTGTCGACCACAAGGACATCGGGATTCTCTACGGTGCATATGGGCTCGTTGCCTTCGCCGTGGGTGGCCTGATGGTCGTCGTGATGCGCCTCGAACTCGCGGACCCTGCGAGTACACTGATTTCGAACACATTCTACAACTCGTTGCTCACCAGCCACGGGATTACCATGCTCTTCCTGTTCGGGACGCCCATCATCGCGGCGTTCTCGAACTACTTCATTCCGCTCCTCATCGGCGCGGACGACATGGCATTCCCGCGTATCAACGCAATCGCGTTCTGGCTTCTGCCGCCGGCGGCACTGCTCATCTGGGCCGGGTTCTTCCCCATTCCGGACGTCATCCCCGCGCAGACGGCGTGGACGATGTACACTCCGCTCTCGGCTGGTGCCGGATCCGGAAACCAGATGAACGCTGGTGTCGACCTGATGCTCCTCGGCCTGCACCTCTCCGGTGTCTCGGCCACGATGGGTGCCATCAACTTCATCGCGACCATCTTCACCGAACGTAACGAGAAGGTCACCTGGGCCAACCTCGACATCTTCTCGTGGACCATCCTGACCCAGTCGGGTCTCATCCTGTTCGCGTTCCCGCTTCTCGGCAGCGCCATCCTCATGCTGCTGCTCGACCGGAACTTCGACACGATGTTCTTCGGCGTCGACGGCGGTGCAATCCTCTGGCAGCACCTGTTTTGGTTCTTCGGGCACCCCGAAGTCTACATCCTCGTGCTCCCCCCGATGGGTATCGTGAGCCTCGTGCTCCCCCGGTTCGCGGGTCGTCGCCTCTTCGGGTTCAAATTCGTCGTCTACTCCACGCTCGCGATTGGCGTGCTCTCGTTCGGTGTCTGGGCGCACCACATGTTCGCGACGGGTATCGACCCCCGTCTCCGCGCCTCGTTCATGGCCGTCTCGCTCGCTATCGCGATTCCGAGTGCAGTCAAGACGTTCAACTGGATTACGACGATGTGGAACGGGAAGATTCGACTCACGACGCCGATGCTCTTCTGTATCGGCTTCGTGTCGAACTTCATCATCGGCGGCGTGACGGGCGTCTTCCTCGCGTCGATTCCGGTCGACCTCGTGCTCCACGACACCTACTACGTCGTCGGTCACTTCCACTACATCGTCATGGGAGCCATCGCCTTCGCCGGGTTCGCTGGCATCTACTACTGGTTCCCCCTCTACACCGGTCGGATGTACCAGGTCACGCTCGGTAAGTGGCACTTCTGGCTGTCGATGGTCGGGACCAACCTGACGTTCTTCGTCATGGTGCTTCTCGGCTACGGCGGCATGCCACGTCGCTACGCGACGTACCTGCCGCAGTTCGCGACGCTCCACCAGATTGCGACGGTCGGTGCGCTCATCCTGCTCGTCGGCCAGATTATCTTCGTCTGGAACTTCGTCCAGTCGTGGCTCGAAGGGCCGAAAGTCGAAGACGGCGACCCGTGGGACCTCGCCGACGATGACCTGCTCACGTCCGAGTGGCACTGGTTCGACCGCAAACTGCAGACTGCCGTCACTGACGGCGGTGAAGAAGAGACTGAACTCGCGACCGACGGTGGTTTCTCCGAAAGAGAGAGCACGTTGGACGTGTCGTCCGACGATGGCGAACCAGTCGACGAGACTGACGCCGCTTCGGACGAGTAA
- a CDS encoding thioredoxin family protein, with amino-acid sequence MATTPATPETALDTLVTAGAVDEAPDGTLTTSDEFEKTLAIYHDIYGAVSQDEFHNTVVELFGLDPENVEAQLDEHDVGREDVVAYLAAQSFLDVPVGQDLLVVMAGLLVEITPSSPVPAELTELDDDSYESFLDENPDAVVTVWRRNCTPCDAMKEDLDAILDTVPEGVAIAGVDGEAAGDFCRAFDVDAAPSLLWFRDGDLKEHESGRQSPDAISDVFDRLY; translated from the coding sequence ATGGCAACGACACCCGCTACCCCCGAAACTGCCCTCGACACGCTCGTCACCGCCGGTGCAGTCGACGAAGCACCCGACGGAACGCTCACGACCAGCGACGAGTTCGAAAAGACACTGGCAATCTACCACGACATCTACGGTGCCGTCTCACAGGACGAGTTTCACAACACCGTCGTCGAACTGTTCGGCCTCGACCCGGAGAACGTCGAAGCCCAACTCGACGAACACGACGTGGGGAGAGAAGACGTCGTCGCGTACCTCGCGGCGCAGTCGTTCCTCGACGTCCCGGTTGGACAGGACCTCCTCGTCGTGATGGCCGGTCTCCTCGTCGAAATCACACCGTCGTCGCCGGTGCCAGCGGAACTCACCGAACTCGACGACGACTCGTACGAGTCGTTCCTCGACGAGAACCCGGACGCCGTCGTCACCGTGTGGCGACGGAACTGCACGCCGTGTGACGCCATGAAGGAAGACCTCGACGCAATCCTCGACACGGTCCCGGAGGGCGTCGCCATCGCAGGCGTCGATGGAGAAGCGGCCGGTGACTTCTGCCGGGCGTTCGACGTCGACGCGGCGCCGTCGCTCCTGTGGTTCCGTGACGGCGACCTGAAAGAACACGAATCTGGTCGACAGTCGCCCGACGCGATATCGGACGTCTTCGACCGACTCTACTAG